In Alloyangia pacifica, the following proteins share a genomic window:
- the rplM gene encoding 50S ribosomal protein L13 — translation MKTFSATPADIEKKWIVIDAEGVVLGRLASIIAMRLRGKHMATFTPHMDMGDNVIVINADKVQMTGKKREENFYWHTGHPGGIKSRTKAQILEGAHPERVVFQAVKRMLPGNRLSRKQLTNLRIYAGAAHPHEAQSPEVLDVKSMNKKNTRV, via the coding sequence ATGAAAACCTTCTCTGCGACTCCTGCAGACATCGAGAAGAAGTGGATCGTGATCGACGCGGAAGGCGTCGTTCTCGGCCGTCTCGCCTCGATCATCGCCATGCGTCTGCGCGGCAAGCACATGGCAACCTTCACCCCGCACATGGACATGGGCGACAATGTCATCGTCATCAACGCCGACAAGGTGCAGATGACCGGCAAGAAGCGTGAAGAGAACTTCTACTGGCACACCGGCCACCCGGGCGGCATCAAGTCCCGCACCAAGGCCCAGATCCTCGAGGGTGCACACCCCGAGCGCGTCGTGTTCCAGGCCGTCAAGCGTATGCTTCCGGGCAACCGCCTGTCGCGCAAGCAACTGACCAACCTGCGCATCTACGCAGGCGCGGCGCACCCGCACGAGGCGCAATCGCCTGAAGTGCTGGACGTCAAGTCGATGAACAAGAAAAACACCCGGGTGTAA
- a CDS encoding PLP-dependent aminotransferase family protein has protein sequence MTVEQNIVTDTIFDLFEKQASGPKYRVLASALRDGITQGKLPPGTRLPPVRELGWRLGMTPGTVARAYTILTDENVLLAEVGRGTFVRGEAESAAPLLIESGPREVAENGDRMVSLFTGRIPDLGQVGLVREALARIAARPAPGLMDYPTSRAFAPARQVALDWLSDVPLGQVHHEDLVLSHGAQNGISLVMQAVLRGRRPVVLVEELCYPGFRRAAELLRAEPVPVPMDEKGIRPDALRDLARRHEAQLLCTSPALHNPTTIVTPPERRREIADVARGCGLHILEDDSTFLGQARCETYRAMLPELGWFVSSISKTLTPGLRVGFAIAPRARRADLRRAAEYGFFGLALPLADLVADLLSRQETRQIVRAVRERNALYVRSTVNILGGHELRWSEEAPFVWLRLPPGWRAAAFCMAAEAKGVQVRAAEDFALRDAFAPHAVRIGMNGQVPLAEFEQAILRLRRLLDDPPEQILV, from the coding sequence ATGACCGTCGAGCAAAACATTGTTACCGATACAATTTTCGATCTGTTCGAGAAACAGGCATCGGGCCCGAAATATCGTGTCCTCGCAAGCGCTTTGCGGGATGGCATCACGCAGGGGAAACTGCCGCCGGGCACACGGCTGCCGCCGGTGCGCGAACTGGGATGGCGCCTTGGCATGACCCCCGGCACGGTGGCGCGGGCCTATACAATCCTCACCGACGAGAATGTGCTGCTGGCCGAGGTCGGCCGCGGCACATTTGTGCGCGGCGAGGCCGAGAGCGCCGCGCCGCTGCTGATCGAGAGCGGTCCGCGCGAGGTTGCCGAGAACGGCGACCGTATGGTGAGCCTTTTCACCGGGCGCATTCCCGATCTCGGGCAGGTAGGGCTGGTGCGTGAGGCCCTGGCGCGTATTGCTGCGCGCCCGGCACCGGGGCTGATGGATTACCCCACCAGCCGCGCTTTCGCCCCGGCCCGGCAAGTGGCGCTGGACTGGCTGTCGGATGTGCCGCTGGGACAGGTTCACCACGAGGACCTGGTGCTCAGCCACGGCGCGCAGAACGGCATTTCGCTGGTAATGCAGGCGGTGCTGCGCGGGCGCCGGCCGGTCGTGCTTGTCGAGGAGCTTTGCTATCCGGGGTTCCGCCGCGCCGCCGAACTGCTGCGTGCCGAGCCGGTGCCGGTGCCGATGGATGAGAAGGGCATCCGCCCCGATGCGCTGCGCGACCTGGCGCGCAGGCATGAGGCGCAGCTGCTGTGCACCTCGCCGGCGCTGCACAACCCCACCACCATCGTCACCCCGCCCGAGCGGCGGCGCGAGATCGCCGACGTGGCGCGCGGCTGCGGTCTGCACATCCTTGAGGATGACAGCACCTTTCTCGGCCAGGCGCGCTGCGAGACCTACCGGGCGATGCTGCCCGAGCTGGGCTGGTTCGTCTCGTCGATCTCCAAGACGCTGACGCCGGGGCTGCGGGTGGGGTTTGCGATCGCCCCGCGCGCCCGGCGCGCCGACCTGCGGCGGGCGGCGGAATACGGGTTCTTCGGGCTCGCGCTGCCGCTGGCGGACCTCGTGGCCGATCTGCTGTCGCGGCAGGAGACCCGGCAGATCGTCCGCGCGGTGCGCGAGCGCAACGCGCTCTACGTGCGCAGCACCGTCAACATCCTTGGCGGCCATGAGCTACGCTGGAGCGAGGAGGCACCCTTTGTCTGGCTGCGGTTGCCGCCGGGCTGGCGGGCGGCCGCCTTTTGCATGGCGGCCGAGGCCAAGGGGGTGCAGGTGCGGGCGGCGGAAGATTTTGCCCTGCGCGATGCCTTTGCCCCGCATGCGGTGCGCATCGGGATGAACGGGCAGGTGCCGCTGGCGGAATTCGAGCAGGCGATTCTGCGGCTGCGGCGATTGCTGGACGATCCGCCGGAGCAAATCCTCGTGTGA
- a CDS encoding DUF1127 domain-containing protein, whose protein sequence is MAAAAHAPLIAYLDAQKPLPPFAALALRVAVVTAQWSERRRTRRALIDLDDHLLRDVGLERHVALREARRKFWQG, encoded by the coding sequence ATGGCAGCCGCCGCACACGCCCCGCTCATTGCCTATCTCGACGCGCAGAAACCGCTGCCGCCGTTTGCAGCACTGGCGCTCCGCGTGGCGGTGGTTACCGCGCAGTGGTCGGAGCGTCGCCGCACACGCCGTGCGCTGATAGACCTCGACGACCACCTGCTGCGCGACGTCGGGCTCGAACGGCACGTCGCCCTGAGGGAGGCGCGTCGCAAGTTCTGGCAGGGCTGA
- the pyrH gene encoding UMP kinase, protein MTEQPQTTFKRVMLKISGEALMGDQGYGLHPPTVERIAREVKSVHDMGVEICMVIGGGNIFRGLAGSAQGMERTTADYMGMLATVMNALAMQSALEELGVFTRVISAIRMDEVAEPYIRRRAVRHLEKKRVCIFAAGTGNPYFTTDTASSLRANEMACEAIFMGKNVDGIYDCDPKTNPEAKRYDRISYDDVLRDNLKVMDASAIALARDNKMPLIVFSLNEPGGFRGILAGEGTYTEVHA, encoded by the coding sequence ATGACCGAGCAGCCCCAAACCACCTTCAAGCGTGTGATGCTGAAAATCTCGGGTGAGGCGCTCATGGGCGACCAGGGCTACGGTCTGCACCCGCCGACCGTCGAGCGCATCGCGCGCGAAGTGAAGTCGGTGCACGACATGGGTGTCGAAATCTGCATGGTGATCGGCGGCGGCAACATCTTCCGCGGTCTCGCCGGCTCGGCGCAGGGCATGGAGCGCACCACCGCCGACTACATGGGCATGCTGGCGACGGTGATGAACGCGCTCGCCATGCAGTCGGCGCTCGAGGAACTGGGCGTCTTCACCCGGGTGATCTCGGCGATCCGCATGGACGAGGTGGCCGAGCCCTACATTCGCCGCCGGGCCGTGCGCCACCTGGAAAAAAAGCGGGTCTGCATCTTTGCCGCGGGCACCGGCAACCCCTATTTCACCACCGACACCGCCTCGTCGCTGCGCGCCAACGAAATGGCCTGCGAGGCGATCTTCATGGGCAAGAACGTCGACGGCATCTACGACTGCGATCCCAAGACCAACCCTGAGGCCAAGCGCTACGACCGCATCTCCTACGACGATGTGCTGCGCGACAACCTCAAGGTGATGGACGCCTCGGCCATCGCGCTGGCGCGCGACAACAAGATGCCGCTGATCGTCTTCTCGCTGAACGAGCCGGGCGGCTTCCGCGGCATCCTGGCCGGCGAAGGCACCTATACCGAGGTGCACGCCTGA
- a CDS encoding site-specific tyrosine recombinase XerD yields the protein MSAANWVSAFLEAQAAERGAADNTQAAYARDLASFTGWLAARKRDLASAQRGDVEDYLVACEAEGLAVSTRARRLSAIKQLYRFAFEEGLRADNPAVQIAGPGRPKRLPKTLSTEEVDRLLEAAEAHGRSADDRMRNTCLMQLLYATGMRVSELVTLPLSAARGDPRMLLIRGKGGKERMVPLSPPARVALAEWLNRRDAQETLKKTEGKPASSFLFPSRGKAGHLTRHAFYIMIKDIAVAAGVSPAKVTPHTLRHAFATHLLANGADLRAIQTFLGHADVATTEIYTHVLEERLRELVLDHHPLARD from the coding sequence GTGAGCGCCGCCAACTGGGTTTCGGCCTTCCTCGAGGCGCAGGCCGCCGAGCGCGGCGCCGCGGACAACACGCAGGCCGCCTACGCCCGCGATCTCGCGTCCTTCACCGGCTGGCTGGCAGCGCGCAAGCGCGACCTTGCCAGCGCGCAGCGCGGCGACGTTGAGGACTATCTGGTCGCCTGCGAAGCCGAGGGGCTTGCGGTCTCGACCCGCGCGCGTCGGCTCTCGGCGATCAAACAGCTCTACCGCTTCGCCTTCGAAGAGGGGCTGAGGGCCGACAACCCGGCAGTGCAGATCGCCGGGCCGGGCCGCCCCAAACGCCTGCCCAAGACGCTCTCGACCGAAGAGGTCGACCGGCTGCTCGAAGCTGCCGAGGCCCATGGCCGCAGCGCCGACGACCGGATGCGCAACACCTGCCTGATGCAGCTGCTCTATGCCACCGGCATGCGGGTGAGCGAACTGGTCACGCTGCCGCTCTCGGCGGCACGGGGCGATCCGCGCATGCTGCTGATCCGTGGCAAGGGCGGCAAGGAGCGCATGGTGCCGCTCTCGCCGCCGGCGCGCGTGGCGCTGGCCGAGTGGCTGAACCGGCGCGATGCGCAGGAAACGCTCAAGAAGACCGAGGGCAAGCCCGCCTCGAGCTTCCTCTTCCCGTCGCGCGGCAAGGCCGGGCATCTGACCCGCCATGCCTTCTACATCATGATCAAGGATATTGCCGTGGCGGCGGGCGTCTCGCCGGCCAAGGTCACCCCGCACACGCTGCGCCACGCCTTCGCGACGCATCTTCTGGCCAATGGCGCCGATCTACGCGCCATCCAGACCTTCCTCGGCCATGCTGATGTGGCGACCACCGAGATCTATACCCATGTTCTCGAAGAGCGTCTGCGCGAGCTCGTGCTCGACCATCACCCGCTCGCCCGGGACTGA
- a CDS encoding TetR/AcrR family transcriptional regulator, which produces MAKRGYHHGNLRQALVEAALELIEEKGPTGFTLSEAAKRAGVTPAAVYRHFSGREDLIAEAARQGYEIFGDLMQFAYDSGQPSALAAFEATGRAYLAFARRYPGHYIAMFESGVSVNHSPELASASRHARGVLEKAASDLSQHIPPEKRPPAAMFSAHIWAMSHGVVELFARNSPGTQSPFPADELLESGIGIYLRGLGLIPPDA; this is translated from the coding sequence ATGGCTAAACGCGGCTACCACCACGGCAATCTCCGCCAGGCGCTGGTCGAGGCGGCGCTTGAACTGATCGAGGAAAAGGGCCCCACGGGCTTTACCCTCTCGGAAGCGGCGAAACGCGCCGGGGTCACCCCGGCCGCGGTCTACCGGCATTTCTCGGGGCGCGAGGATCTGATCGCCGAGGCGGCGCGGCAGGGCTACGAGATCTTCGGAGATCTCATGCAGTTCGCCTACGACAGCGGCCAGCCCTCGGCGCTCGCGGCCTTCGAGGCCACGGGCCGCGCCTACCTCGCCTTCGCCCGCCGCTATCCGGGCCACTACATCGCGATGTTCGAAAGCGGCGTGTCGGTGAACCATTCGCCCGAGCTTGCCAGCGCCTCGCGCCACGCCCGCGGCGTGCTCGAGAAAGCCGCCTCGGACCTCTCCCAGCACATCCCTCCGGAAAAGCGGCCACCCGCCGCGATGTTCTCGGCCCATATCTGGGCAATGAGCCACGGCGTCGTGGAGCTCTTCGCGCGCAACTCACCCGGCACGCAGTCGCCCTTCCCCGCCGATGAGCTGCTGGAAAGCGGCATCGGCATCTACCTGCGCGGCCTCGGCCTCATCCCGCCCGACGCCTGA
- the aroB gene encoding 3-dehydroquinate synthase, producing the protein MNEAMQAGTVHVDLGARAYDVRIGSGLLARAGSEIAPLLGTRKRIVVVSDETVAAAHLPALKAGLAAAGISCEALLLPPGEATKCWAQLERVTEWLLAQKVERRDIVVALGGGVIGDLVGFAAAILRRGVRFVQIPTSLLAQVDSSVGGKTGINSPAGKNLIGAFHQPSLVLADIDVLQTLTPRDFLAGYGEVVKYGLLGDATFFTWLEASAEDLLSRRPAALAHAVTRSVEMKAEIVVRDETEQGDRALLNLGHTFCHALEAATGYSDRLLHGEGVAIGSALAFELSARLGLCPQEDPSRLRAHLSEMGMKRDLSDIPGDLPSAEVLYDLMGQDKKVLDGAIRFVLARGIGRAFVTADVPRETVLALLREALAGR; encoded by the coding sequence ATGAACGAGGCGATGCAGGCGGGGACCGTGCATGTGGATCTGGGGGCGCGGGCCTATGATGTGCGCATTGGCAGCGGGCTGCTGGCGCGCGCCGGGTCAGAGATCGCGCCGCTGCTGGGCACCCGGAAGCGGATCGTCGTGGTCAGCGACGAGACCGTTGCCGCGGCGCATCTGCCGGCGCTGAAGGCGGGACTCGCCGCCGCTGGGATCAGCTGCGAGGCGCTGCTTCTGCCCCCGGGCGAGGCGACCAAATGCTGGGCCCAGCTCGAGCGGGTCACCGAGTGGCTGCTGGCGCAGAAGGTCGAGCGGCGCGACATCGTTGTGGCGCTCGGTGGTGGGGTGATCGGGGATCTCGTGGGGTTTGCCGCCGCCATCTTGCGCCGGGGCGTGCGCTTCGTGCAGATCCCGACCTCCTTGCTGGCGCAGGTCGACAGCTCGGTCGGTGGCAAAACCGGGATCAACTCGCCCGCGGGCAAGAATCTCATCGGCGCCTTCCACCAGCCCTCGCTGGTGCTGGCGGACATCGATGTGCTGCAGACGCTGACGCCGCGCGACTTTCTCGCGGGCTACGGCGAAGTGGTCAAATACGGGCTGCTCGGCGACGCGACGTTCTTCACCTGGCTAGAGGCGAGCGCCGAGGATCTGCTGTCCCGCCGCCCTGCGGCACTGGCTCATGCGGTGACCCGCTCGGTGGAGATGAAGGCCGAGATCGTGGTGCGCGACGAGACCGAGCAGGGCGACCGCGCGCTGCTCAACCTCGGGCACACCTTCTGCCACGCGCTCGAGGCGGCGACCGGCTATTCGGACCGGCTGCTGCACGGCGAGGGCGTGGCGATCGGCAGCGCGCTGGCTTTCGAGCTCTCGGCGCGGCTCGGGCTCTGCCCGCAGGAGGATCCGTCGCGGCTGCGCGCGCATCTCTCCGAGATGGGTATGAAGCGCGACCTGTCGGACATCCCCGGCGATCTGCCTTCGGCAGAAGTGCTCTATGATCTGATGGGGCAGGACAAGAAGGTGCTCGACGGCGCCATCCGCTTTGTCCTGGCCCGCGGCATCGGCCGCGCCTTTGTCACCGCCGACGTGCCGCGCGAGACGGTTCTGGCGCTGCTGCGCGAGGCCCTGGCCGGGCGCTGA
- the miaA gene encoding tRNA (adenosine(37)-N6)-dimethylallyltransferase MiaA — protein MADLVKQYAPDPSLPVLIAGPTASGKSALALEIAESAGGVIINADAIQVFDDWRVLTARPPVEDEARVPHMLYGHVPGSHAYSVGDWLRDLQPLLGGARPIIVGGTGLYFSALTEGLAAIPETPSEVRARAMARLEAGELQAMVAELDPESRDRIDCHNPMRVQRAWEVLTATGRGIAAWQAETPPPLLPLGQVQPILFDVPKDWLNARIARRFRLMVEGGALDEARANLESWHPALPSAKAIGAAELIGHLRGELSLDEAVERGAILTRQFAKRQRTWFRARMKDWPRHCPAEALA, from the coding sequence GTGGCTGATCTGGTGAAACAATATGCGCCCGATCCGAGCCTTCCGGTGCTGATCGCGGGGCCCACCGCCAGCGGCAAGTCCGCGCTGGCGCTTGAAATCGCCGAATCTGCGGGGGGCGTCATCATCAATGCAGACGCGATCCAGGTCTTCGACGACTGGCGCGTGCTGACCGCTCGTCCCCCGGTAGAAGACGAGGCGCGGGTGCCACACATGCTTTATGGTCACGTGCCGGGCAGTCATGCCTATTCGGTGGGCGACTGGCTGCGCGATCTGCAACCGCTCCTTGGCGGAGCGCGGCCGATTATCGTCGGCGGCACGGGACTTTACTTCTCGGCGCTGACCGAGGGCTTGGCGGCGATTCCCGAGACCCCGTCCGAGGTCCGCGCCCGCGCCATGGCCCGGCTGGAGGCCGGGGAGCTGCAGGCCATGGTTGCAGAGCTTGATCCCGAGAGCCGCGACCGCATCGATTGCCACAACCCGATGCGGGTGCAGCGCGCCTGGGAGGTGCTGACCGCCACCGGGCGCGGAATCGCGGCCTGGCAGGCCGAGACGCCGCCGCCGCTGTTGCCGCTGGGGCAGGTTCAGCCGATCCTCTTCGACGTGCCGAAGGACTGGCTGAACGCGCGCATCGCGCGGCGCTTCCGGCTGATGGTCGAGGGCGGCGCTCTCGACGAGGCCCGGGCCAACCTGGAGAGCTGGCACCCCGCCCTTCCCTCGGCCAAGGCCATCGGCGCGGCCGAGCTGATCGGGCACCTGCGGGGCGAGCTGAGCTTGGACGAGGCGGTGGAGCGCGGCGCTATCCTCACCCGGCAATTCGCCAAGCGCCAGCGCACCTGGTTCCGCGCACGGATGAAGGACTGGCCACGCCACTGCCCCGCGGAGGCGCTGGCATGA
- a CDS encoding shikimate kinase encodes MQGRETRGLNPKLKKTVVLVGMMGAGKSAVGRALASALNVPFRDSDAEIEKAANMTIAEIFARDGEAFFRRKESQVIERLLDARPAVLSTGGGAYMAEGNRSMITEKGVAVWLDADLKVLWGRVRHKDTRPLLRTPDPLATLSEIYDRRVPVYALADLAVKSEQGLSIDAMARKVIETLKTRPDVLEES; translated from the coding sequence ATGCAAGGCCGAGAAACAAGGGGATTGAACCCGAAGTTGAAAAAGACAGTTGTGCTTGTGGGCATGATGGGGGCGGGGAAATCGGCGGTCGGCCGGGCCTTGGCTTCTGCCCTGAATGTGCCGTTTCGCGATTCGGATGCCGAGATCGAGAAGGCGGCCAACATGACCATCGCCGAGATCTTCGCCCGCGACGGCGAGGCCTTCTTTAGGCGCAAGGAATCCCAGGTGATCGAGCGGCTGCTCGACGCTCGCCCGGCGGTGCTTTCGACCGGGGGCGGTGCCTATATGGCCGAGGGCAACCGCAGCATGATCACCGAGAAGGGCGTCGCCGTCTGGCTCGATGCCGACCTCAAGGTGCTCTGGGGGCGGGTGCGCCACAAGGACACCCGGCCGCTGCTGCGCACCCCCGATCCGCTGGCCACCCTGAGCGAGATCTACGACCGCCGCGTGCCGGTTTACGCACTGGCGGACCTGGCGGTGAAATCGGAGCAGGGCCTGTCGATCGATGCCATGGCCCGCAAGGTGATCGAGACGTTGAAGACACGCCCGGACGTGCTGGAGGAAAGCTGA
- the ppk2 gene encoding polyphosphate kinase 2: protein MSKPFDGAISAYFEKKAPKEIREAIRRADKDDILSASYPYSEEMKGKAYDKQMAALQIELMKLQRHVKESGERVAILFEGRDAAGKGGTIKRFRENLNPRGARVVALGKPSDTEATQWYLQRYIDHLPSGGEIVFFDRSWYNRGVVEKVFGFCTEAQREHFFAQVPDFEKMLVEEGIKLFKFWLNVGRAEQLRRFLAREKDPLKQWKLSSIDVEGLKLWDEYGAAIQETLSRSHTAAAPWTVIRSDDKKRARIEAIRHVLTHLDYDSKDERNVGAPDPKIAGGPEVWDG, encoded by the coding sequence GTGTCCAAGCCCTTCGACGGCGCGATCAGCGCCTATTTCGAGAAGAAGGCCCCCAAGGAAATCCGCGAGGCCATTCGCCGCGCCGACAAGGATGACATCCTCTCGGCCAGCTACCCCTACTCCGAGGAGATGAAGGGCAAGGCCTACGACAAGCAGATGGCGGCGCTGCAGATCGAGCTGATGAAGCTGCAGCGCCACGTCAAAGAAAGCGGCGAGCGCGTCGCCATCCTCTTCGAAGGGCGAGACGCCGCCGGCAAGGGCGGCACGATCAAGCGCTTTCGCGAGAACCTCAACCCGCGCGGCGCGCGGGTCGTGGCGCTCGGCAAGCCCTCGGACACCGAGGCGACGCAATGGTACCTGCAGCGCTACATCGACCACCTGCCCTCGGGCGGCGAGATCGTCTTCTTCGACCGCAGCTGGTACAACCGCGGCGTGGTGGAAAAGGTTTTCGGCTTCTGCACCGAGGCGCAGCGCGAGCATTTCTTCGCCCAGGTGCCGGACTTCGAGAAGATGCTGGTCGAGGAGGGAATCAAGCTCTTCAAGTTTTGGCTCAACGTCGGCCGCGCCGAGCAGCTGCGGCGCTTCCTCGCGCGGGAAAAGGACCCGCTGAAGCAGTGGAAGCTCTCGTCGATCGATGTCGAGGGGCTGAAGCTCTGGGACGAGTACGGCGCGGCGATCCAGGAAACCCTGTCGCGCAGCCATACCGCCGCCGCCCCTTGGACGGTGATCCGCTCGGACGACAAAAAGCGGGCCCGGATCGAAGCGATCCGCCACGTGCTCACCCATCTCGACTACGACAGCAAGGACGAGCGCAACGTCGGCGCGCCCGATCCCAAAATCGCCGGAGGGCCCGAAGTCTGGGATGGCTAA
- a CDS encoding glycosyltransferase family 2 protein, with translation MVPYTIDRVAELVESVSRPVDPDKLTIFSIVRNEMALCPAFFDYYRSIGAEQFLIIDDRSDDGTHAWLEAQPDCCVVSMWLPYGDEIEIQIEGAAPRMQRAGTFYKIALPHLWMDGGYVTYVDADEFLFLPPGVSSLQEIAARLKAEGAAAAVASVVEFFPASVGGLAGPLPQSFAGLLEAYPYFQAERLVELSPQGAELVGESKTARLFERYAVKPRVERRGWHRIYMPSRVRKAQSFQKAARHKTPMVLRSKHSGMIDTHNANQPPSQTILLTLAHFVYTSEFAAKIARAISWGAHANGAAKYRYYAELLEKMDGVENGFLDENSVRYEGPEQLVELGLMRW, from the coding sequence ATGGTGCCATACACAATCGATCGCGTGGCCGAGCTGGTGGAGAGCGTCTCGCGCCCGGTCGATCCGGACAAGCTGACGATCTTCTCGATCGTCCGCAACGAGATGGCCCTCTGCCCGGCGTTCTTCGACTATTACCGCAGCATCGGGGCCGAGCAGTTCCTGATCATCGACGACCGCTCCGACGACGGCACGCACGCGTGGCTCGAGGCGCAGCCCGACTGCTGCGTCGTGAGCATGTGGCTGCCCTATGGCGACGAGATCGAAATCCAGATCGAGGGGGCGGCGCCGCGGATGCAGCGCGCCGGCACCTTCTACAAGATCGCCCTGCCGCACCTGTGGATGGACGGCGGCTATGTCACCTATGTCGACGCCGACGAGTTCCTCTTCCTGCCTCCGGGGGTGAGCTCGCTGCAGGAGATCGCCGCGCGGCTGAAGGCCGAGGGCGCGGCCGCGGCGGTGGCCTCGGTGGTGGAGTTCTTTCCGGCTTCGGTGGGCGGGCTCGCGGGGCCTTTGCCGCAGAGCTTCGCCGGGCTGCTCGAGGCCTATCCCTATTTCCAGGCGGAGCGCCTGGTGGAGCTGTCGCCGCAGGGCGCGGAATTGGTCGGCGAGAGCAAGACCGCCCGGCTGTTCGAGCGCTACGCGGTCAAGCCGAGGGTCGAGCGCCGCGGCTGGCACCGCATCTACATGCCCTCGCGGGTGCGCAAGGCGCAGAGCTTCCAGAAGGCTGCCCGGCACAAGACCCCGATGGTCCTGCGCAGCAAGCACAGCGGCATGATCGACACCCACAACGCCAACCAGCCGCCCTCGCAGACCATCCTGCTGACGCTGGCGCATTTCGTCTATACGTCCGAATTCGCGGCCAAGATCGCGCGGGCAATCTCCTGGGGTGCGCATGCCAATGGTGCCGCCAAGTATCGCTACTACGCCGAGCTTCTGGAGAAGATGGACGGGGTGGAGAACGGCTTTCTCGACGAGAATTCCGTGCGTTACGAGGGGCCGGAGCAGCTCGTCGAGCTTGGCCTCATGCGCTGGTGA
- the rpsI gene encoding 30S ribosomal protein S9: protein MAEQINSLEELGAAAGIEAAPAVVETPREPVRDELGRSYATGKRKDAVARVWIKPGSGKVVVNGKEQSKYFARPVLQMILRQPFTIAGVEDQFDVYATVKGGGLSGQAGAVKHGISKALQLYDPSLRSALKAAGFLTRDSRVVERKKFGKRKARRSFQFSKR from the coding sequence ATGGCAGAACAGATCAACTCCCTGGAAGAGCTCGGCGCCGCAGCCGGCATCGAAGCTGCACCCGCAGTCGTTGAAACCCCGCGCGAGCCCGTCCGTGACGAGCTTGGCCGTTCCTACGCGACCGGCAAGCGGAAGGACGCGGTTGCCCGCGTCTGGATCAAGCCGGGCTCCGGCAAGGTCGTGGTGAACGGCAAGGAGCAGTCGAAGTACTTCGCCCGCCCCGTGCTGCAGATGATCCTGCGCCAGCCCTTCACCATCGCAGGTGTCGAAGACCAGTTCGACGTCTACGCCACCGTCAAGGGCGGCGGTCTCTCGGGTCAGGCCGGTGCAGTCAAGCACGGCATCTCGAAAGCCCTGCAGCTCTACGATCCGTCGCTGCGCAGCGCTCTGAAAGCCGCAGGCTTCCTGACCCGCGACAGCCGCGTCGTCGAGCGTAAGAAGTTCGGTAAGCGCAAGGCACGCCGCAGCTTCCAGTTCTCCAAGCGCTGA
- a CDS encoding sulfotransferase family protein, with product MTQKTFYLGLGGQKCGSTWIQAYLNRQEGSDFGRLGEYQVWEPQLGGVFARYKVRTPPLKERLRARLKTAVGAHEPAQHLRWRLQSDPEAYFDYFAGLLARPGIVRTGDITPSYAALPPETLARIRDGFAERGIAVKAIFSMRDPVDRLRSHMRMEMAKERLSAEESNAAPLRAFYATEEAEARSRYDRTIAAIEQVFAPEDRFLCLFEDLFTPEGIAALSDFAQVPSDPSQGGQAVNARAKGSGSLPEDLLAEIAAHYRPAYEAAAERLPRVRALWPSAPYALTSA from the coding sequence ATGACCCAAAAGACCTTTTACCTCGGCCTCGGCGGCCAGAAATGCGGCTCGACCTGGATCCAGGCCTACCTGAACCGGCAAGAGGGCAGCGACTTCGGCCGGCTCGGCGAGTACCAGGTCTGGGAGCCCCAGCTTGGCGGCGTCTTCGCCCGCTACAAGGTGCGCACGCCGCCGCTGAAGGAGCGGCTGCGGGCGCGGCTCAAGACCGCCGTGGGCGCCCACGAGCCGGCGCAGCATCTGCGCTGGCGGCTGCAGTCCGACCCCGAGGCGTATTTCGACTATTTCGCCGGGCTGCTGGCGCGTCCCGGCATCGTCCGCACCGGCGACATCACCCCCTCCTACGCCGCTCTGCCGCCCGAGACGCTGGCGCGCATCCGCGACGGGTTCGCCGAACGCGGCATCGCGGTGAAGGCAATCTTCTCGATGCGTGATCCGGTGGACCGGCTGCGCTCACACATGCGCATGGAAATGGCCAAGGAACGGCTTTCGGCGGAAGAGTCCAACGCCGCACCGCTGCGGGCCTTCTACGCCACCGAAGAGGCCGAGGCCCGCAGCCGCTACGACCGCACGATCGCCGCGATCGAGCAGGTCTTCGCCCCCGAGGATCGCTTTCTGTGCCTCTTCGAGGATCTCTTTACCCCCGAGGGGATCGCCGCGCTGTCGGATTTCGCGCAGGTCCCGTCCGATCCATCGCAGGGCGGACAGGCGGTCAACGCGCGGGCCAAGGGCTCGGGCAGCCTGCCCGAGGATCTTCTGGCCGAGATTGCGGCGCATTACCGGCCTGCCTACGAGGCCGCGGCCGAGCGTCTGCCGCGGGTGCGCGCGCTCTGGCCTTCGGCCCCCTACGCGCTCACCAGCGCATGA